In Halobacteriovorax sp. DA5, a genomic segment contains:
- a CDS encoding TrkH family potassium uptake protein yields the protein MASLLQKLSFLFELFFNGSFILLFTLYDNKKIPASWNQKFIVNTLDLMVWVVPIAIALTVIKNMIEAKNGEDFFRRYSFSLLVFIPTLITWGDLKFTYLLASAHLLSTILSLYDDGGEPTNREYKNRFDTLFSKIKLTSAQLVLFTFGGVIMAGTLLLMLPLSAADGVSISFVDALFTATSATCVTGLSTLGTNTSFSVVGQLVILGLIQIGGLSIMTLYSSMAIVLGRSMKMKDRIIMQDLLDVSSLEELFAMIINIVKYTFIIELWGAIILTIGFTFEGFEFGQAMYYGFFHSVSAFCNAGFALFDNSLENYATNPLIHGTIAILISLGGIGFIALKELKEVVTREKTIVRLGMHTKVVLITSLALTVGGAIFIFFGEFLGALDSYNLWEKIQISVFQSITLRTAGFNTIPLTNLHSYTIYMMAMFMFIGGSPGSTAGGVKTTTLAILVQSIISTLKGDKNVMMFDRKIAGPVVVKATALMFISIVVSTSFIFIMMKIEPNQNFLPLFFEVLSAGGTVGLTLGVTPFLTVAGKVAISILMLIGRIGPLTLILAIGERQKYSGKLDYPDGRIMIG from the coding sequence ATGGCATCATTATTACAAAAATTGTCATTCCTGTTTGAACTTTTTTTCAACGGTAGTTTTATCCTCTTATTCACTCTCTACGATAATAAGAAGATCCCGGCCAGTTGGAATCAAAAGTTTATCGTGAATACCCTAGACTTAATGGTTTGGGTAGTCCCAATTGCCATTGCTTTAACGGTTATTAAGAACATGATTGAAGCAAAAAATGGTGAAGACTTTTTTCGTCGATACTCATTTTCTTTACTCGTATTTATACCGACACTCATTACTTGGGGTGATTTAAAGTTTACCTATTTGCTCGCCAGCGCGCACTTACTCTCGACTATTTTATCTTTATATGATGATGGGGGAGAACCAACAAATCGAGAGTATAAGAATCGTTTTGATACGCTCTTTAGTAAAATCAAATTAACGTCTGCTCAGCTTGTTCTCTTCACCTTTGGTGGGGTTATCATGGCAGGGACTTTATTACTCATGCTTCCTCTCTCTGCTGCAGATGGAGTAAGTATCAGTTTTGTGGATGCCCTCTTTACTGCAACCTCGGCAACTTGTGTTACAGGACTTTCAACACTTGGAACGAATACGAGTTTTAGTGTGGTCGGACAATTGGTCATCTTAGGACTAATTCAAATTGGTGGTCTTTCCATTATGACCCTTTACTCTTCTATGGCCATTGTTCTAGGTCGATCGATGAAGATGAAAGATCGTATTATCATGCAGGACCTTCTCGATGTTTCTTCTCTGGAAGAGCTCTTTGCTATGATTATCAATATTGTTAAATATACTTTTATTATTGAGCTTTGGGGGGCCATTATCTTAACGATTGGTTTCACTTTCGAAGGCTTTGAATTTGGTCAGGCAATGTACTACGGATTCTTCCATAGTGTTTCTGCATTTTGTAATGCTGGTTTTGCTCTATTTGATAACTCTCTTGAAAATTATGCTACTAATCCATTAATTCACGGAACTATTGCAATTCTTATTTCTCTTGGAGGAATTGGTTTCATTGCTCTAAAGGAATTAAAGGAAGTTGTCACTAGAGAGAAGACGATTGTTCGTTTAGGGATGCACACTAAAGTTGTTCTTATAACTTCATTAGCTCTTACTGTTGGTGGTGCAATTTTTATTTTCTTTGGAGAGTTTCTTGGTGCTCTCGATAGCTATAATCTTTGGGAGAAAATTCAGATTTCTGTCTTCCAATCAATTACCCTTAGAACTGCGGGATTCAACACGATTCCTCTGACGAATCTTCATTCGTATACGATTTATATGATGGCCATGTTTATGTTCATCGGTGGTTCACCAGGTTCGACGGCCGGTGGGGTTAAGACGACGACTCTTGCTATTCTTGTTCAGTCTATTATATCAACACTAAAAGGTGATAAAAACGTTATGATGTTTGATCGCAAAATTGCTGGACCTGTTGTTGTTAAGGCAACAGCACTTATGTTCATCTCTATTGTCGTTTCAACATCATTTATTTTTATCATGATGAAAATAGAGCCAAATCAAAACTTCTTACCACTTTTCTTTGAAGTTCTAAGTGCAGGGGGAACAGTTGGGCTCACTCTTGGAGTTACTCCATTTTTAACAGTCGCAGGGAAAGTCGCAATTTCTATTCTGATGCTTATTGGACGTATTGGTCCTTTAACTCTAATCTTAGCAATTGGTGAGAGACAGAAATACTCAGGTAAATTAGACTACCCTGACGGACGAATAATGATTGGTTAA
- a CDS encoding LptF/LptG family permease: MDAVKKIKDLIPTKIFQRYLASNFIVPFAMSLTFFVAFLLTTQLFKFMRLVTKKGVGIFQFLEILGHISISFIPMATPLSILFAMIYTLNKLSEDSEIVALRAMGINKHRIFSPYFIISILIAVSVVSLNTNMIPTSKKIFRNTFKQLGSKGILTDIKKEQFFTEIPGVILFAEDVKDDGKILENVFLRISSKDGVDKVIMAKQGVLNKPKSDGDSSGLNIRFDFFNGSIISIDKEGHEVEKILFETYEYPIVTGQSFSSVNKASMMSSNELRRHIRKLKGQLKNTKTKKIKDKLEDDIRKGNIEYWERFTIPIQCIVFALLGFVFGVKKGRGATRNTSALALLVTIVYYTLYFSGVSVAKKSNLPIPLVLFLPAVVTGAIGISYYKKLDWNS; this comes from the coding sequence ATGGACGCAGTCAAAAAGATCAAAGATTTAATCCCAACTAAGATATTTCAAAGATACCTTGCGTCAAACTTTATTGTCCCTTTTGCGATGAGTCTTACTTTCTTTGTTGCCTTCCTCTTAACGACACAACTGTTCAAATTCATGAGGCTTGTGACAAAAAAAGGTGTAGGAATTTTTCAATTTTTAGAAATTCTTGGCCATATCTCTATTAGTTTCATCCCAATGGCGACTCCGTTATCGATTCTTTTTGCAATGATCTATACACTAAATAAATTAAGTGAAGACTCAGAAATTGTTGCATTGAGGGCCATGGGAATTAATAAGCACAGAATTTTTTCTCCTTATTTTATTATCTCAATTCTTATTGCTGTCTCTGTCGTTTCTTTAAATACGAATATGATTCCTACTTCAAAGAAAATATTTAGGAATACTTTTAAGCAACTTGGATCAAAGGGAATTCTGACAGATATTAAAAAAGAGCAATTTTTTACAGAGATTCCTGGGGTAATTCTTTTTGCTGAAGATGTGAAGGATGATGGAAAGATATTAGAAAATGTTTTTTTGAGAATCTCTTCTAAAGATGGTGTTGATAAAGTAATTATGGCCAAACAAGGAGTCTTGAATAAGCCAAAGTCCGATGGAGACTCAAGTGGTTTAAATATTAGATTTGATTTTTTCAATGGAAGTATTATTTCTATTGATAAAGAAGGCCATGAAGTAGAGAAAATTCTATTTGAAACGTATGAATATCCAATAGTAACAGGTCAGAGTTTTTCGAGTGTTAACAAGGCAAGTATGATGTCATCTAACGAGCTGAGAAGACATATTAGAAAGCTAAAGGGCCAATTAAAAAATACTAAGACGAAGAAGATAAAGGATAAGCTAGAAGATGATATAAGAAAGGGAAATATTGAGTATTGGGAACGTTTTACGATACCTATTCAATGTATTGTTTTTGCTCTTTTAGGCTTTGTCTTTGGTGTAAAAAAGGGGAGAGGTGCAACTCGTAATACTAGTGCATTAGCTCTTTTGGTAACGATTGTTTATTACACCCTTTATTTCTCTGGTGTATCTGTTGCTAAGAAAAGTAATTTACCAATCCCATTAGTCCTGTTCTTACCAGCGGTAGTCACAGGAGCTATTGGAATTAGTTATTATAAAAAATTAGATTGGAATTCTTAG
- a CDS encoding RodZ family helix-turn-helix domain-containing protein, whose translation MEQEVAKEAQNLSLGKYLQKARDKKDLSIEAVSRHTRINLTNLSALEADDVERLPNIAYVRGFVKTLAKTYDIDVEEATRKLEELYGEAASEQTQPLEATDFPQANVEKKQDLVKKEVQISDSLKYKLLGVVAAFSIGIFIFINLDKSREVDTGEETKEVVVEAQVLDENTPLQEESVEETETTSQEATSEDATEQVVEETKPEVIVETKKEEKPEEKKVEEKEEKELNFYNLPSPLFAFKDISEDEKNEIIPANIRAAFEDGKQNIFLKAMTGDSWIVYQSDEDPIKKFTLKEGRYLLIKGDKILLRLGNIDALNVFYNGELLGMNSRSGVKSLVFPVEIAKDYKLPLFIFDKNGGVQTSKEYLEQKENSQN comes from the coding sequence ATGGAACAGGAAGTTGCAAAAGAAGCCCAAAACCTATCTCTAGGAAAATATCTCCAAAAGGCCAGAGATAAGAAAGATCTAAGTATCGAAGCAGTAAGCAGACATACTAGAATCAACCTAACAAACCTTTCGGCACTTGAAGCGGACGACGTCGAGCGACTACCTAACATCGCTTACGTAAGAGGTTTCGTTAAGACACTGGCAAAAACTTATGACATCGATGTCGAAGAAGCAACAAGAAAGCTTGAAGAGCTTTATGGCGAAGCTGCAAGTGAACAGACACAACCGCTTGAAGCAACAGACTTCCCTCAAGCAAACGTAGAGAAGAAGCAGGATCTTGTTAAAAAGGAAGTTCAAATTTCGGACTCTCTAAAATATAAATTACTAGGTGTTGTTGCGGCCTTCTCTATTGGTATTTTTATTTTTATTAATCTTGATAAATCCAGAGAAGTAGATACTGGTGAAGAAACTAAAGAAGTCGTTGTCGAAGCACAAGTGTTAGATGAGAACACTCCGCTACAAGAAGAAAGCGTTGAAGAGACAGAAACAACTTCACAAGAAGCAACAAGTGAAGATGCTACTGAGCAAGTAGTAGAAGAGACAAAACCTGAAGTTATCGTTGAAACTAAAAAAGAAGAAAAGCCAGAAGAAAAAAAGGTAGAAGAAAAAGAAGAAAAAGAGCTTAATTTCTACAACCTTCCTTCTCCACTCTTTGCATTCAAGGATATCTCAGAAGATGAGAAGAATGAGATTATTCCAGCAAATATCAGAGCTGCATTTGAAGATGGAAAACAAAATATTTTTCTAAAAGCTATGACTGGTGATTCTTGGATTGTTTATCAAAGTGATGAAGATCCAATCAAAAAGTTCACGCTTAAAGAAGGAAGGTATCTTCTAATTAAGGGTGATAAGATTCTACTGCGCCTAGGAAATATTGATGCTCTAAACGTATTTTATAATGGTGAACTACTAGGTATGAATTCTCGCTCAGGGGTCAAAAGCTTAGTTTTCCCTGTTGAAATTGCAAAAGATTACAAGTTACCACTGTTTATTTTTGATAAAAACGGTGGTGTTCAAACATCTAAAGAATATTTAGAACAAAAAGAAAATTCTCAAAACTAA
- a CDS encoding lipopolysaccharide assembly protein LapB — protein sequence MKRTTVTFLFATLIGIMTTSCSSNQKAEQLKKAELFYTYGTQKMIDKDYSQALEALENANQLNPNDTKTLNNLGLAYYFKNRPEKAKFYFNQSIKIDNKNSDARNNLASIYFKEGDYNKAEEHYKIVLKDLIYRYNYRVKYNLSLIELKRGNKDAAVKYLQEVTGYTLDYCPAPYQLALIYKKDGNIKEAIKNLNIATTGECKKEIAPKFELAEIYRSLGEAKKALPLYNEIIEQFPRTDYAKRSLVIKNNLMKNVYYSNKFETDNL from the coding sequence ATGAAACGAACTACAGTTACTTTTCTATTTGCAACATTAATTGGAATCATGACGACTTCATGTTCTTCGAATCAGAAAGCAGAACAGTTAAAGAAGGCAGAGCTCTTCTATACATATGGTACTCAAAAAATGATCGATAAGGATTACTCTCAAGCACTTGAAGCTTTAGAGAATGCGAATCAATTAAATCCTAATGATACAAAAACTTTAAACAATCTTGGTCTTGCATACTACTTTAAAAATAGACCAGAAAAAGCAAAGTTCTACTTTAATCAGTCGATTAAAATAGATAATAAAAACTCAGACGCTAGAAATAACCTTGCTTCAATTTATTTCAAAGAAGGTGATTACAATAAAGCAGAAGAGCACTACAAAATTGTTTTAAAAGACCTTATTTATCGCTACAACTATCGAGTTAAGTACAACCTATCTCTTATAGAACTTAAGAGAGGAAACAAAGATGCAGCAGTTAAGTACCTTCAAGAAGTTACTGGCTACACACTAGACTATTGTCCTGCTCCTTATCAATTGGCCCTAATCTATAAGAAAGATGGAAATATCAAAGAGGCCATCAAGAACTTAAATATTGCAACAACAGGTGAATGTAAGAAAGAGATTGCACCAAAGTTTGAACTTGCAGAAATTTATCGTTCTCTTGGTGAAGCTAAGAAGGCACTACCTCTTTACAACGAAATTATTGAGCAGTTCCCAAGAACTGATTATGCGAAAAGAAGCTTAGTAATCAAGAATAATCTAATGAAGAATGTTTATTACTCAAACAAATTTGAAACTGATAATTTATAA
- a CDS encoding HAMP domain-containing protein, producing MNLSLRNRVAWSFSFAAAVVILLAFIVFYHLNNLNKEIESITDRSNKVTLITDEVRISAVAILKNQRRILTKKPTPEMVERILNLCESFTSQLQRLDTHYDEPEVKKIIGQMLSYTDSLKVILSKASLFHRNNIGMTSIGELADKILDAFSEFQDIQYYQNVEREEKIKGIINETKRKMMITLIIAFLWTIILGLVIPGKIALPFKKIKDAIRELQDCNFDVSIYYSQDDEIGEIAQEMNKMIHSFKKFEELRADKIVVENRKFDVLANMVKRPVLLTNAKGELMYMNNQIYQLLQVQSEDTIGKVMTDSIIPQCIIETYELAIKRRSKIENQEIKIAKRDDSAKSDKEIGDKISVKVDIEGDEAGESHEDIEEVVEYIYEGYASVIPIRGRDSSLDYYLMVMSKEVQAS from the coding sequence TTGAATTTATCACTAAGAAATCGAGTCGCCTGGAGTTTTTCATTTGCAGCAGCAGTTGTAATTCTTCTAGCGTTCATCGTTTTTTATCATTTAAATAACCTCAATAAAGAAATTGAGTCGATTACTGATCGTTCAAATAAAGTAACTCTTATTACTGACGAGGTTAGGATTTCAGCGGTTGCGATTTTAAAGAATCAAAGAAGGATTCTCACAAAAAAACCAACTCCAGAGATGGTGGAAAGAATTCTAAACCTTTGTGAGTCTTTTACATCACAACTTCAAAGACTTGATACTCACTACGATGAACCAGAGGTTAAAAAGATTATTGGACAAATGCTCTCTTATACCGATTCATTGAAGGTTATTCTAAGTAAAGCTTCTTTATTCCATCGAAATAATATCGGAATGACTTCCATAGGTGAGCTGGCCGATAAAATTCTTGATGCATTCTCTGAGTTTCAAGACATTCAGTATTATCAGAATGTGGAAAGAGAAGAGAAAATTAAAGGAATCATCAACGAAACTAAACGCAAGATGATGATTACTCTAATTATTGCATTTCTTTGGACGATTATTTTAGGTCTAGTTATCCCTGGTAAAATTGCTTTACCATTTAAGAAGATTAAAGATGCTATTCGAGAGCTACAAGATTGTAACTTCGACGTTTCGATCTACTATTCGCAAGATGACGAGATTGGAGAGATTGCTCAAGAGATGAATAAGATGATTCACTCTTTCAAAAAGTTTGAAGAATTACGTGCAGATAAGATTGTTGTAGAGAATAGAAAGTTTGATGTACTTGCCAATATGGTTAAGAGACCTGTTCTTTTAACAAATGCCAAGGGTGAGCTCATGTATATGAATAATCAGATTTACCAACTTCTTCAGGTTCAATCTGAAGATACAATTGGTAAAGTGATGACAGACTCAATTATTCCTCAATGCATCATTGAAACATATGAACTTGCCATTAAGCGTCGTTCTAAGATTGAAAACCAGGAAATCAAAATCGCTAAGCGCGATGACTCAGCTAAATCAGATAAAGAGATTGGAGATAAGATTTCTGTAAAGGTTGATATCGAAGGGGATGAAGCAGGTGAGTCTCATGAAGATATCGAGGAAGTAGTTGAATATATTTACGAAGGCTATGCGTCAGTAATTCCAATTCGTGGACGCGACTCGTCACTAGATTATTACTTAATGGTAATGTCAAAAGAAGTTCAGGCATCTTAA
- a CDS encoding class I SAM-dependent RNA methyltransferase codes for MTKKKKPNKEIKFPKTFPIDFKVEHLDSLGQGVSKSNGIAFIQKTLPGEEGKALVYKSKKSIQFASLTELTKKSQLRTDSECPYYSECGGCHFLHTSYENEIEFKKKAYLDNFSRQFKIDLSESLIIHKADERYKYRNRIQLHYNKKDNSLGFFNDSNSKIISIKNCLMANDDINSELAVLNENWQSVAKKSKGHVELFQRDGKILKTFDSYYSAEGFLQVNPPMNERLLTLVNEYMSKVTSNSSITVDLFGGSGNITKALSHRTIVMDATPTKFIKLQNKEHQEYIELDIYHHTAIKKLEEMAITEIDLLVIDPPRSGLKNIDEFTKILKPKHIVYVSCNNQTLARDTHKIQSEYRIEESHMFDFFPGTRHFESVIFFAHR; via the coding sequence ATGACTAAAAAGAAGAAACCAAACAAAGAGATCAAGTTTCCAAAAACTTTCCCAATCGATTTCAAAGTCGAACACCTCGACTCTCTTGGTCAAGGTGTATCGAAATCAAATGGAATTGCTTTTATTCAAAAAACACTTCCCGGAGAAGAAGGAAAGGCCCTTGTATACAAGTCTAAGAAAAGTATTCAATTTGCAAGCTTAACTGAGTTAACTAAGAAGTCCCAATTACGTACTGATTCTGAATGTCCTTACTATAGCGAGTGTGGAGGTTGTCACTTCCTACATACTAGTTATGAAAATGAGATTGAGTTTAAAAAGAAAGCTTATCTCGACAACTTTAGTCGCCAATTTAAAATCGACTTAAGTGAATCTCTGATTATTCATAAAGCAGACGAACGCTATAAATATCGAAATCGTATTCAACTTCATTATAATAAGAAGGACAACTCTCTTGGCTTTTTTAACGATTCAAATTCTAAAATCATTTCAATTAAAAATTGTTTAATGGCAAATGATGACATTAATAGTGAATTAGCAGTGCTTAATGAAAACTGGCAAAGTGTTGCAAAAAAAAGCAAAGGCCATGTTGAATTATTTCAACGAGATGGAAAAATCTTAAAAACATTTGATTCCTACTACTCAGCGGAAGGGTTCTTACAAGTAAATCCACCGATGAATGAACGCCTATTAACACTAGTTAATGAATATATGAGTAAAGTCACAAGTAACTCCTCTATCACTGTTGATTTATTTGGAGGAAGCGGAAATATTACAAAAGCACTCTCACATCGTACTATTGTCATGGATGCAACTCCGACTAAATTTATCAAGTTACAAAATAAAGAGCATCAGGAATATATTGAATTAGATATCTACCACCACACGGCCATAAAGAAGCTAGAGGAAATGGCAATTACAGAAATTGATCTTCTTGTAATTGATCCTCCTCGAAGTGGACTTAAAAATATTGATGAATTCACTAAAATCCTAAAGCCAAAACATATCGTATATGTCAGTTGTAATAACCAAACTCTGGCCAGAGATACCCATAAAATTCAATCAGAATATCGTATTGAAGAGTCGCACATGTTCGACTTTTTTCCTGGTACCCGACACTTTGAATCAGTTATCTTCTTTGCGCATAGGTAA
- a CDS encoding TrkA family potassium uptake protein: MLVAVIGLGTFGAKTAVGLFEKGAEVIAIDKNDELVDKIKDRTTHAVALDVTDERSLRSVNISDVDTAVVAIGDNIQMSIMAVTMLRKLGVGRVIARATSKLHEHVLHEIGASEIIKVEEEMGEIVASKIIAPHVLQRYNFAAGYSIVELKLGKKFEGKTLVESKIRQNYSLNIVALQKKVPYITEDGKSAYRMEINDCPMPMDIIESDDIVVLVGSEKNFNKLFADLEDA; the protein is encoded by the coding sequence ATGCTAGTTGCTGTTATCGGGCTAGGGACATTTGGTGCAAAAACTGCGGTTGGACTTTTTGAAAAGGGAGCCGAGGTAATTGCTATTGATAAGAATGATGAGCTCGTTGATAAAATTAAAGACCGTACAACACACGCTGTTGCACTAGATGTTACTGATGAAAGATCTCTTCGATCTGTAAATATTTCTGACGTTGATACTGCGGTTGTTGCCATTGGTGACAATATTCAGATGTCGATTATGGCCGTAACAATGCTTCGAAAGCTTGGTGTAGGTCGTGTAATTGCCCGTGCTACTTCAAAACTTCACGAGCACGTTCTTCATGAAATTGGTGCTTCTGAAATTATTAAAGTTGAAGAGGAGATGGGGGAAATCGTCGCTTCTAAGATTATTGCTCCTCACGTTCTTCAGCGTTATAACTTTGCGGCCGGATATTCTATTGTCGAGCTTAAGCTTGGAAAGAAATTTGAAGGAAAGACTCTGGTAGAGAGTAAGATTCGTCAAAACTATTCACTTAATATTGTTGCCCTTCAAAAGAAGGTTCCATATATCACTGAAGACGGTAAGTCTGCTTATCGTATGGAAATTAACGATTGTCCAATGCCGATGGATATTATCGAATCAGATGACATCGTTGTTCTAGTTGGAAGTGAAAAGAATTTTAATAAACTTTTTGCTGATCTTGAGGATGCATAA